The following are encoded together in the Clostridium sp. BJN0013 genome:
- a CDS encoding replicative DNA helicase, producing the protein MDAPLGSIPHNLEAEQSVIGSMLVDKSSIVESMEILKVDDFYRESHKVIFEAILDLYKKDIAVDIITLTESLKSKSKLEAAGGITYISELSGSIVSTVNLQSYIKIIKDKSTLRKLIKASTKIIEESYNNQNNVEKTIDMAEKSIFDLSNNRKVSDFEPMNVVLERGFLEIERLFNNKGQTTGVASGFRELDAKTSGFQKGDMVLVAARPSMGKTTFALNIAEYAALREGKKVAIFSLEMSKEQLAYKLLCSEAHIDMLKLRTGNLEDKDWENIARASGPLAEAKIFIDDTAGISIMEMRSKCRRLKIEHGIDIIIIDYLQLMSGGRNSESRQQEVSEISRFIKSLAKEMQCPVIALSQLSRAPEARSDHRPMLSDLRESGSIEQDADIVMFLYRDEYYNKETEEKNVAECIIAKQRNGPTGTIKLAWMGQFSKFGNLDVIHQE; encoded by the coding sequence ATGGATGCGCCTTTAGGAAGTATACCTCATAATTTGGAAGCTGAACAAAGTGTAATTGGTTCGATGCTTGTTGACAAGTCTTCCATAGTTGAATCTATGGAAATCTTAAAAGTTGATGACTTTTATAGAGAATCACATAAGGTTATATTTGAAGCTATTCTTGATTTATATAAAAAAGATATAGCTGTAGATATAATAACATTAACTGAAAGTTTAAAATCTAAATCTAAACTAGAAGCTGCAGGAGGAATAACATATATAAGTGAGTTAAGTGGTTCTATAGTATCAACTGTTAATTTACAATCTTATATAAAGATTATAAAAGATAAATCTACCCTTAGAAAACTTATTAAAGCTTCTACAAAGATAATAGAGGAAAGTTATAATAATCAAAATAATGTAGAGAAAACTATTGATATGGCTGAAAAATCTATATTTGACTTGTCCAATAATAGAAAGGTATCTGATTTTGAGCCTATGAATGTTGTATTGGAAAGAGGATTTTTAGAAATAGAAAGATTGTTCAACAATAAAGGGCAGACTACAGGGGTAGCTTCCGGATTCAGGGAATTAGATGCTAAAACTTCAGGATTTCAAAAGGGTGATATGGTTTTGGTAGCTGCCAGGCCATCTATGGGTAAAACGACTTTTGCATTGAATATAGCAGAATATGCAGCTTTAAGAGAGGGTAAGAAAGTGGCTATATTTTCTCTTGAAATGTCAAAGGAGCAATTAGCATATAAGTTATTATGTTCTGAAGCACATATAGATATGCTAAAACTTAGAACTGGAAATTTAGAGGATAAGGATTGGGAAAATATTGCTAGAGCTTCAGGACCTTTGGCTGAAGCAAAGATATTCATAGATGATACTGCAGGAATATCCATTATGGAAATGAGATCCAAATGTAGAAGATTAAAAATAGAGCATGGTATAGATATTATAATTATAGATTATCTGCAGCTTATGAGTGGTGGAAGAAATTCGGAAAGTAGACAACAGGAGGTATCGGAAATATCTAGATTTATAAAATCACTTGCAAAAGAGATGCAGTGCCCTGTTATAGCACTTTCACAATTATCCCGTGCTCCAGAGGCCAGATCGGATCACAGACCTATGCTTTCAGATTTAAGAGAATCAGGTTCTATAGAACAGGACGCAGATATAGTTATGTTTTTATATAGAGATGAATATTATAATAAAGAAACAGAAGAAAAAAATGTGGCAGAATGCATTATTGCAAAACAAAGAAATGGTCCTACTGGTACCATAAAATTAGCTTGGATGGGGCAATTCAGCAAATTTGGAAATTTAGATGTGATACATCAGGAATAA
- a CDS encoding recombinase family protein, whose translation MSKQVTAIPSRQNQFDKRLKVAAYCRVSTEHKEQRQSLKSQVAYYTQKICDNPDWDFAGIYAEQESGTRVDNRDEVQRLMKDCRDGKIDLVLMKSLSRFGRNTLDVLLMLDELSKLNIVVYFETENIYSNDSRVKKYITMAAAAYQEESRQKSEAIKWGIWQSSHHGHIKLNHSQFLGYGRDDNGNLIIIEEEAKIVRLIYDLFLQGYGCRKIKKYLEDYGIKTITGKEQWSTSTIDRILSNEKYIGRNITPKTHIPDFLTGKQKESQGQIDMIIIEDSHQAIISQEMFNAVQNLKGNIKSKEVTINEICF comes from the coding sequence ATGAGTAAACAAGTTACTGCTATCCCTTCAAGACAAAATCAATTTGATAAAAGATTAAAGGTTGCTGCCTATTGCCGTGTCAGTACTGAGCATAAGGAACAAAGACAGAGTCTAAAATCACAAGTAGCTTACTATACGCAGAAAATTTGCGATAACCCGGATTGGGATTTTGCCGGTATTTACGCTGAACAGGAATCTGGCACAAGAGTAGATAATAGAGATGAGGTTCAGCGATTAATGAAAGACTGCAGAGATGGAAAAATAGATTTGGTTTTGATGAAATCTCTTAGCCGCTTTGGGCGCAATACATTGGATGTTTTACTAATGCTTGATGAATTATCAAAATTGAATATTGTTGTCTACTTTGAAACTGAGAATATTTACTCTAATGATTCTCGGGTAAAAAAGTACATTACCATGGCAGCAGCGGCTTATCAGGAAGAAAGCAGACAAAAAAGTGAAGCTATCAAATGGGGTATCTGGCAGAGCAGTCACCACGGACATATAAAGTTAAACCACTCACAGTTTCTTGGCTACGGCAGAGATGATAATGGAAACCTTATAATCATTGAAGAAGAAGCTAAAATCGTACGGCTTATTTATGATTTGTTTCTCCAAGGCTATGGCTGCCGTAAGATCAAGAAATATCTTGAAGATTACGGTATAAAAACTATCACTGGTAAAGAGCAATGGAGTACATCAACCATTGACCGAATCTTATCCAATGAAAAATATATTGGTCGTAATATTACTCCCAAAACCCATATTCCTGATTTTCTCACGGGTAAACAAAAAGAAAGCCAAGGACAGATTGATATGATTATCATTGAGGATTCTCACCAAGCGATTATTAGTCAAGAGATGTTTAATGCTGTACAGAACTTAAAAGGAAATATTAAGAGCAAAGAGGTAACTATAAATGAAATCTGTTTCTGA
- the hsp18 gene encoding heat shock protein Hsp18 yields the protein MFDMVPFRRNNSIRRGDDVENFFNSFFNNDFLTPFNTNLFNSEFKVDLKETDTSYLIEADLPGIKKDAINLSFNNNYLTISAKRDDTIEDNKENFIRRERRYGEFNRSFYIDNVDEKNINASFEEGVLKIELPKLEKGKGNNNKIEIH from the coding sequence ATGTTTGATATGGTTCCATTTAGAAGAAATAATTCTATAAGAAGAGGTGATGATGTCGAAAACTTCTTCAATTCTTTCTTTAATAATGATTTTTTAACACCATTTAATACGAACTTATTTAATAGTGAATTCAAAGTCGACCTTAAAGAAACTGATACTTCCTATTTAATTGAAGCAGATCTCCCAGGTATAAAAAAGGATGCTATAAACTTAAGCTTTAACAATAACTATCTAACAATATCTGCTAAGCGAGATGATACCATAGAAGATAATAAAGAAAATTTTATAAGACGTGAAAGAAGATATGGCGAATTTAATAGAAGCTTTTATATTGACAATGTAGATGAAAAAAATATTAATGCTTCTTTTGAAGAAGGAGTTTTAAAAATTGAACTTCCAAAGTTAGAAAAAGGAAAAGGGAATAATAACAAAATAGAAATACACTAA
- the lonC gene encoding Lon family ATP-dependent protease → MKLQFIDGLDKEMNNSIPIDIQVKVLYDLLKKVMDEVTINDKVEKYNLQDYINSEDVFKRIYALNKIVSDGKGLSIIPNQSNIYNALEDTNNWLAETLAERYVRTKIEREVEKNITERQDKYMDEVRLSIIKKQRGPENAKTLKKYAKLEVLDSKRLGKNIQRLLRPEAFDEIIGQRRAIESILSKIASPYPQHIILYGPPGVGKTTAARIALEEAKKLKFTPFNKDAKFVEVDGTTLRWDPREITNPLLGSVHDPIYQGTRRDLAEGGIPEPKPGLVTEAHGGVLFIDEIGELDEMLQNKLLKVLEDKRVEFSSSYYDPDDESIPQYIKYLFDKGAPADFLLIGATTKEPGEINPALRSRCTEVYFEPLSIKDIQNIVENAAIKLNIEMERGVSELISKYTIEGRRAINILSDVYGYVLYNSGVKDLDNKIKITVEDLKKVISIGRFKSFEEVSLKSKYEVGHIYGLGVSGYIGSTIEIESVAFKAKEKGKGVVRFNDTAGSMAKDSVFNAASVIRKITDKDISDYDIHVNIIGGGRIDGPSAGAAITVCIISSLLNKPLRQDIAITGEISLRGNIKPVGGIFEKIYGARRNGIKTMVVPIENLKEVPTDINDIKVEPVSSVEELMKIVF, encoded by the coding sequence GTGAAGTTACAATTTATTGATGGGTTGGATAAAGAAATGAATAATTCCATACCAATAGATATTCAAGTTAAAGTGTTATATGATTTGTTGAAGAAAGTTATGGATGAAGTTACTATAAATGATAAGGTAGAAAAATACAATCTTCAAGATTACATAAATAGTGAAGATGTATTTAAGAGAATATATGCTTTAAATAAAATAGTTAGTGATGGAAAAGGCTTAAGTATTATACCAAATCAGTCTAATATATATAATGCTTTAGAGGATACCAATAATTGGCTCGCGGAGACTTTAGCAGAGAGGTATGTAAGAACTAAAATTGAAAGAGAAGTAGAAAAGAATATTACAGAACGTCAGGACAAATACATGGACGAGGTAAGATTAAGTATTATAAAGAAACAAAGAGGACCTGAGAATGCGAAAACCTTAAAAAAATACGCAAAGCTTGAAGTACTGGATTCTAAAAGACTTGGCAAAAATATACAAAGACTTTTAAGACCGGAAGCTTTTGATGAAATTATAGGTCAAAGAAGAGCTATAGAATCTATACTTTCTAAAATAGCTTCTCCTTATCCACAACATATAATTTTATATGGACCTCCTGGTGTAGGTAAAACTACTGCTGCTAGAATTGCTCTTGAAGAAGCAAAAAAGTTAAAATTTACTCCTTTTAATAAAGATGCTAAATTCGTAGAAGTCGACGGTACTACCTTGAGATGGGATCCTAGAGAAATTACAAATCCTCTTTTGGGTTCTGTACATGATCCTATATATCAGGGTACAAGAAGGGATTTGGCAGAGGGAGGTATACCAGAACCAAAGCCTGGACTTGTTACAGAAGCACATGGAGGAGTACTTTTTATCGATGAAATAGGTGAACTAGATGAAATGCTTCAGAACAAATTATTAAAAGTATTAGAAGATAAAAGGGTTGAATTTTCATCTTCATATTATGATCCTGATGATGAAAGCATTCCCCAATATATAAAATATTTATTTGATAAGGGAGCTCCAGCAGATTTTTTACTTATAGGGGCTACTACCAAAGAACCAGGCGAAATAAATCCAGCTCTTAGGTCAAGATGCACGGAAGTTTATTTTGAGCCTCTTTCTATAAAAGATATACAAAATATAGTGGAAAATGCAGCAATAAAGTTAAATATAGAAATGGAAAGGGGAGTATCTGAACTTATAAGTAAGTATACTATTGAGGGAAGAAGGGCTATTAACATATTATCAGACGTGTATGGATATGTATTGTATAATAGTGGTGTTAAAGATTTAGATAATAAAATTAAGATTACGGTAGAAGATTTAAAAAAGGTTATATCTATAGGTAGATTTAAATCTTTTGAAGAGGTATCTTTGAAATCAAAATATGAGGTAGGCCATATTTATGGATTAGGAGTAAGTGGGTACATAGGTTCTACTATAGAAATAGAATCAGTGGCATTTAAAGCTAAGGAAAAAGGAAAAGGAGTTGTAAGATTTAATGATACGGCAGGGAGTATGGCAAAGGACTCAGTGTTTAATGCTGCTTCAGTAATAAGGAAAATAACTGATAAGGATATAAGTGATTATGATATTCATGTAAATATTATAGGAGGAGGAAGAATTGACGGACCTTCTGCAGGAGCTGCTATTACAGTATGTATAATAAGTTCTCTTTTAAATAAACCTTTAAGGCAAGATATTGCTATTACAGGAGAAATATCTTTAAGAGGTAATATAAAGCCTGTAGGTGGAATTTTCGAGAAAATCTATGGTGCAAGAAGAAATGGAATAAAAACAATGGTTGTACCTATAGAAAATTTAAAAGAGGTGCCTACAGATATTAATGATATAAAAGTTGAACCAGTGTCTAGTGTTGAAGAATTAATGAAAATAGTATTTTAA
- a CDS encoding DUF2188 domain-containing protein, with amino-acid sequence MAKVTHHVVPNDKGGWDVKRGGAQRASVHTETKAEAIKVGRVISQRAGSEFVIHGTNGKIQRSDSHGNDPCPPKDQNER; translated from the coding sequence GTGGCTAAAGTGACACATCATGTTGTACCAAACGACAAAGGTGGATGGGATGTTAAGCGAGGAGGTGCACAACGTGCAAGCGTTCATACAGAGACCAAAGCTGAAGCAATAAAGGTTGGCAGAGTTATTAGTCAGCGGGCTGGAAGTGAGTTTGTTATTCACGGTACAAATGGGAAAATTCAGCGTTCAGATAGTCATGGCAATGATCCATGTCCACCCAAGGATCAGAATGAGAGGTGA
- the rplI gene encoding 50S ribosomal protein L9, which translates to MKVILLKDVKTLGKKGEVINTSDGYARNYLIPKGFAEEANKANLHVWNNKKEAERKQKLAEVEAAQKLAAELKGKEINLTVKSGENGRIFGSITGKDISDELNKKFKVNIDKKKIAVGNIRQLGTYDVEVKLYPEISTKIKVIIAEK; encoded by the coding sequence GTGAAAGTTATATTATTAAAAGATGTAAAAACTCTAGGGAAAAAAGGTGAAGTTATAAATACTTCGGATGGATATGCTAGAAATTATTTAATACCAAAAGGATTTGCAGAGGAGGCAAATAAAGCTAATCTTCATGTATGGAACAACAAAAAGGAAGCGGAAAGAAAACAGAAGCTTGCAGAAGTGGAAGCAGCGCAAAAGCTTGCGGCAGAATTAAAGGGAAAAGAAATAAATTTAACTGTTAAATCAGGAGAAAATGGAAGGATATTCGGTTCTATAACCGGAAAGGATATTTCAGATGAATTAAATAAAAAGTTTAAAGTAAACATAGATAAGAAAAAAATAGCAGTTGGTAATATAAGGCAGCTTGGTACTTATGATGTAGAAGTAAAATTATATCCTGAAATATCTACAAAAATAAAAGTAATTATTGCAGAAAAATAA
- a CDS encoding DHH family phosphoesterase: MQDNYNYFITSNKVYMVIIAVLILLLMLYGHIIIGSITIVLYVLLVIYNIKNTKFRKNEWKKFIEDFSSKLDITTTSTLVKFPFPLVIIKVTGDVLWYNQNFSSILKGKDILGQNIKNIARDFNIKQAVNGKESVFKYIRIKDKYYDIYTNIVGTSEKSKDKIVILYLYDVSQSYDMANSINANKDTIMLMEVDNFDDVVKTMDEDDRPLIIAEIERTINIYAQSLNAMIRKYESNKYIFCIQNKYIEKEMEKKFEILDTVREINMGNKLAVTLSIGIGRGGLTPLENEKYAVSAKELALGRGGDQAVVKSGDKLLFYGGKAKEVEKRTKVKARVVAQALVDIINDSSNIFIMGHIKPDIDCLGAAVGIHSVVCLLGKMCSIILNDPNESTKLILAKIKEEKEYKDVFIHSRDCEDKMDENSLLIIVDVHSEGYVESMDLVKKFGRMVIIDHHRRTTDFIKGSLLSYIEPYASSTSELVTEMLPYMVEKPAIKTIEAEALLAGICVDTKNFYFKTGVRTFEAASFLRRLGADTIEIKKFFSYDLETYLKRAEIIRSANIYNNIAIAVCPKQIKSILLAAQAADELLNITGIQASFVFVKIKDEVFISGRSLGDINVQVILETLGGGGHITMAGAKLEYVTIDEALSKLKDAIKKYVKESEK; this comes from the coding sequence ATGCAAGATAATTATAATTATTTTATAACTAGTAATAAAGTATATATGGTAATAATTGCAGTGCTTATTTTATTATTAATGCTGTATGGACATATAATAATTGGTAGTATAACTATTGTTTTATATGTGCTGCTTGTAATTTATAATATAAAAAACACAAAATTCAGGAAAAATGAATGGAAAAAATTTATAGAAGATTTCTCCTCTAAACTTGATATAACTACTACAAGTACACTTGTTAAATTCCCATTCCCACTTGTTATAATAAAGGTGACTGGGGATGTGCTTTGGTATAATCAAAACTTTTCTTCTATATTAAAAGGAAAAGATATATTAGGTCAAAACATTAAAAATATTGCAAGAGATTTTAATATTAAACAGGCAGTAAATGGCAAGGAGAGTGTGTTTAAATACATAAGAATCAAAGATAAATATTATGATATATATACAAATATAGTAGGTACTTCTGAAAAATCTAAGGATAAGATTGTTATATTATATCTTTATGATGTAAGTCAATCCTATGATATGGCAAATTCAATAAATGCAAATAAAGATACTATAATGTTAATGGAAGTTGATAATTTTGATGATGTAGTTAAAACTATGGATGAAGATGATAGGCCACTTATAATAGCAGAGATAGAAAGGACTATAAATATTTATGCACAGAGCTTAAATGCAATGATAAGAAAGTATGAATCAAATAAATATATATTTTGTATACAAAATAAATATATAGAAAAAGAAATGGAAAAAAAATTTGAAATATTAGATACTGTAAGAGAAATAAATATGGGAAACAAGCTTGCAGTAACTTTAAGTATAGGTATAGGTAGAGGAGGATTAACTCCTTTAGAAAATGAAAAATATGCAGTATCAGCTAAAGAATTGGCATTAGGTAGAGGTGGGGATCAAGCAGTTGTAAAAAGTGGAGATAAATTATTATTTTATGGAGGAAAAGCCAAAGAAGTTGAAAAGAGAACTAAGGTAAAGGCAAGGGTGGTAGCTCAAGCACTTGTAGATATAATAAATGATAGCAGCAATATATTCATAATGGGACATATTAAGCCAGATATAGATTGTTTAGGCGCTGCTGTAGGGATACACAGTGTAGTATGTTTACTGGGTAAGATGTGTTCTATTATATTAAATGATCCAAATGAAAGTACAAAACTTATATTGGCTAAAATTAAGGAAGAAAAAGAATATAAAGATGTATTTATACATAGTAGAGATTGTGAAGATAAAATGGATGAAAATAGTCTTCTTATAATTGTAGATGTACATAGTGAAGGGTATGTAGAAAGCATGGATTTAGTCAAGAAGTTTGGTAGGATGGTTATAATTGACCATCATAGAAGAACTACAGATTTTATTAAAGGTTCACTTTTAAGTTATATTGAACCTTATGCTTCATCTACTTCTGAATTAGTTACCGAAATGTTACCATATATGGTAGAAAAGCCTGCCATAAAAACTATAGAAGCAGAAGCTCTTCTTGCAGGAATATGTGTAGATACTAAAAATTTCTACTTTAAAACTGGAGTAAGGACTTTTGAAGCTGCCTCGTTTTTAAGAAGGCTAGGAGCAGATACCATAGAAATAAAAAAATTTTTTTCTTATGATTTAGAAACTTATTTGAAAAGGGCTGAAATTATAAGGTCAGCCAATATATATAATAATATTGCCATAGCAGTGTGTCCTAAGCAAATAAAAAGTATACTATTGGCAGCTCAGGCAGCGGATGAATTGCTAAATATTACAGGTATTCAAGCATCTTTTGTTTTTGTTAAAATAAAAGATGAAGTATTTATTAGCGGAAGATCCCTAGGAGATATAAATGTGCAAGTTATACTTGAAACCTTAGGTGGTGGAGGACATATTACTATGGCAGGGGCAAAATTAGAATATGTAACTATAGATGAGGCCTTGTCGAAATTAAAAGATGCCATAAAGAAATATGTTAAGGAGAGTGAAAAGTAA
- a CDS encoding IS110 family transposase, translating to MLKIVYSICCGIDVHKKFVVATVTSTNENNITTYATKQFSTYSKNLFHLKEWLSEHNCKEVCMESTGKYWIPIYNILEDSCNITLANPKYVKNIPGKKTDEKDSLWLADLHKHGLVKGSFIPPKAIRELRDLMRYRFKLTNFRSSEKNRFQNSLTVSNIMISSVVSDTFGKSSSAIIKYAMEHPDKLDIDYTQFLHKSMLSKADEIKIAMQGSISKNQTAKMSICLNHYDYINNCISQLDTAISLISSEFKSQIELIASAPGITTQSATTIISEIGVDMSVFPDAKHLCSWADLTPQNNESAGKKKSVRISRAGAYLKPILIQCANAAIKNKSCPYFKYRYESIKKRRGHKRAIIAIARMLLTCIYNMLLKNEAFDNSIHEKYLKRENTSRHFQPNIDRIILFLQAQSFEVTKVSQEISPKIS from the coding sequence ATGTTAAAAATCGTTTATTCTATTTGTTGCGGTATTGATGTTCACAAAAAATTTGTAGTTGCAACTGTAACATCAACCAATGAGAATAACATCACTACCTATGCAACCAAACAATTCAGTACTTACTCAAAGAATCTTTTCCATTTAAAAGAGTGGTTATCTGAGCATAACTGTAAAGAAGTTTGTATGGAAAGCACCGGAAAGTACTGGATACCTATCTATAACATACTTGAAGATTCCTGTAATATTACTCTGGCTAACCCAAAGTACGTTAAAAACATTCCCGGCAAAAAAACTGATGAAAAAGATTCTCTATGGCTTGCAGACTTACATAAGCATGGATTAGTTAAAGGAAGTTTTATTCCTCCAAAGGCCATAAGAGAACTACGAGACCTTATGCGCTATCGCTTTAAACTTACAAATTTCCGTTCAAGTGAGAAAAACAGATTCCAAAATTCATTAACAGTTTCAAATATCATGATTTCAAGCGTAGTATCAGATACCTTTGGTAAATCATCATCAGCTATAATTAAATATGCCATGGAGCATCCTGATAAATTAGATATAGACTATACTCAATTTCTACACAAGAGTATGTTATCTAAGGCTGACGAAATTAAGATTGCTATGCAAGGAAGCATCTCTAAAAATCAAACAGCAAAGATGTCTATATGCTTGAATCATTATGATTATATTAACAATTGTATTTCTCAACTTGATACTGCCATTTCATTAATTTCAAGTGAATTTAAGTCACAAATTGAGCTTATTGCTTCTGCCCCTGGGATAACTACACAATCTGCTACAACTATAATTTCTGAAATTGGAGTGGATATGTCAGTCTTTCCAGATGCTAAACATCTGTGCTCTTGGGCAGATCTTACACCACAAAATAATGAAAGTGCTGGCAAAAAGAAAAGTGTTCGTATAAGCCGTGCCGGAGCTTATTTAAAGCCAATACTTATTCAGTGTGCTAATGCAGCAATAAAAAACAAGTCCTGCCCATACTTTAAATATCGTTATGAAAGTATAAAGAAAAGACGTGGGCACAAAAGAGCAATTATTGCTATAGCAAGAATGCTTTTAACCTGTATTTATAATATGCTTTTAAAAAATGAAGCCTTTGATAATTCTATTCATGAAAAATATCTAAAAAGAGAAAACACTTCTCGACATTTTCAACCTAATATAGATAGAATTATTTTATTTCTTCAAGCTCAAAGCTTTGAAGTAACAAAAGTAAGTCAAGAGATATCACCGAAAATAAGTTGA
- a CDS encoding UPF0236 family transposase-like protein encodes MLEKLDEVLFRDRDRKKYRYKIKREKTIQTIMEDSTFSRRYYINRYTCRGIFLLDQTLDLGLIIRTRQNLIEKMIDNATDNFYRKGALKIEESTLTKVSHHGLVQK; translated from the coding sequence ATGCTGGAAAAATTAGATGAAGTATTGTTTAGAGATAGAGACAGGAAAAAATATAGATATAAAATTAAAAGAGAAAAAACAATTCAAACAATAATGGAAGATTCAACCTTTAGCAGGAGATATTACATTAACAGGTATACATGCCGGGGTATTTTTCTTTTAGACCAAACATTGGATTTAGGTTTAATAATAAGAACCAGGCAGAATTTGATTGAGAAAATGATAGATAATGCAACGGACAATTTTTATAGAAAGGGGGCATTAAAGATTGAGGAATCAACTTTAACAAAAGTAAGTCACCATGGATTAGTACAGAAGTAA
- a CDS encoding HAD family hydrolase, with amino-acid sequence MRSKKPVLALMYDFDKTLCTTDMQEYTFIPNVGMTPGEFWEESNNLAKENKMDGILAYMRVMLERAHSAKKSICREEFVKLGKDLQFYPGVEDWFSRINRIGRELGVKIEHYIISSGLREIIEGSNIYRYFREVFACEFLYDENRIACWPKNVVNYTTKTQFLFRINKGVLDLSNDEDLNKFTPEDDRPIPFRNMIYIGDGLTDVPCMKLVKANGGYSIAVYQKGKKAKVEELLKYGRVDFLELADYSENGELDNTVRDIICKMAMVDSLKRKNSVQLNTISK; translated from the coding sequence ATGCGTTCTAAAAAGCCCGTATTGGCCTTAATGTACGATTTTGACAAAACCTTATGCACTACAGATATGCAGGAATATACATTTATTCCTAATGTAGGTATGACTCCGGGCGAGTTTTGGGAAGAATCTAATAATCTTGCTAAAGAAAATAAAATGGATGGCATTCTTGCTTACATGCGTGTAATGCTTGAGCGGGCTCACTCAGCCAAAAAAAGTATTTGTCGCGAGGAATTTGTAAAGCTTGGAAAAGATCTTCAATTTTATCCTGGTGTTGAAGACTGGTTTAGCCGAATAAATCGGATTGGAAGAGAATTAGGTGTAAAAATCGAACACTATATTATTTCTTCTGGACTTCGCGAAATTATTGAAGGTTCAAATATCTATAGATATTTTCGAGAAGTTTTCGCCTGCGAATTTTTGTACGATGAAAACCGAATTGCATGCTGGCCAAAGAATGTTGTGAACTACACAACAAAAACCCAGTTTTTATTTCGTATTAATAAAGGAGTACTTGATTTATCAAATGATGAGGATTTGAATAAATTCACTCCAGAAGATGACCGGCCAATACCATTCCGTAATATGATTTATATTGGTGATGGACTTACAGATGTTCCGTGTATGAAACTTGTAAAAGCAAACGGTGGATATTCTATTGCGGTATACCAAAAAGGGAAAAAAGCAAAAGTTGAAGAACTATTAAAATACGGAAGAGTTGATTTTTTGGAGTTAGCGGATTATTCAGAAAACGGCGAACTTGATAATACTGTACGAGACATAATCTGTAAAATGGCTATGGTGGACTCATTAAAAAGGAAAAACAGTGTGCAGTTAAATACAATAAGCAAGTAG